A window of Aeromicrobium sp. Root236 contains these coding sequences:
- the secA gene encoding preprotein translocase subunit SecA — MDKILRMGEGKILKQLQAVAKQVNALEDEFHAMSDDELRGMTEEFRTRLAEGSTLDDLMPEAFATVREAALRVLGQRHFDVQIMGGAALHLGNIAEMKTGEGKTLVSTLPAYLNALSGKGVHVVTVNDYLAKYHAEWMGRVHHFLGLSVGMILPSMTPNERREAYAADITYGTNNEFGFDYLRDNMADDIADCVQRGHNFAVVDEVDSILIDEARTPLIISGPTEEEVKWYAEFAKIVGAMTIDEHYEVDEKKRTIAVTEEGIDRVEDQLGIDNLYDAVNTPLISFLNNAIKAKELFKNDKDYVVMEGEVLIVDEHTGRILDGRRYNEGLHQAIEAKEGVRIREEYQTLATITLQNYFRLYDKLSGMTGTALTEASEFDKIYKLGVVPIPTNKPVARADQPDLVYRTEQAKFDAVVEDIVERHSNGQPILVGTTSVEKSERLSKQLKKRGVPHEVLNAKQHDREAAIVAMAGHKGAVTVATNMAGRGTDIMLGGSVEFLADQALRKKGLDPLEDSEAYEAAWPQTLKQMEEQVAAEHDEVAAVGGLAVIGTERHESRRIDNQLRGRSGRQGDPGETRFYLSLEDDLMRLFKADWVNWVLQTMKIPDDVPIENKRVTGAIASAQAQVEAQNFDTRKNILKYDDVMSRQREVIYAERRRVLEGEDMHEWVTSMIGEVTGAYVHGATEGFPEEWELDQLWTALGTLFPIGVTVEGVEAEVGGREGLSREYLQEVIAEDALAAYAKREEDLGSEVMRELERRVVLSVLDRKWREHLYEMDYLREGIGLRAYSQRDPLVEYQREGFDLFNAMMEGIAEESVGFLFNLDVQVEQAAEAEPQLTAKGLAADKKPQALSYSAPSEDGVAEVRGETADEDTPESEARRQANAKNKARQKAKQQRKSRKNNR, encoded by the coding sequence ATCGACAAGATCCTTCGCATGGGCGAAGGCAAGATCCTCAAGCAGCTCCAGGCGGTCGCCAAGCAGGTCAACGCCCTCGAGGACGAGTTCCACGCCATGAGCGATGACGAGCTCCGCGGCATGACCGAGGAGTTCCGCACCCGCCTCGCGGAGGGCTCGACACTCGACGACCTCATGCCCGAGGCGTTCGCGACCGTGCGCGAGGCCGCCCTGCGCGTGCTGGGCCAGCGGCACTTCGACGTCCAGATCATGGGTGGCGCAGCACTGCATCTCGGCAACATCGCCGAGATGAAGACCGGTGAGGGCAAGACCCTGGTCTCGACGCTGCCGGCCTACCTCAACGCGTTGAGCGGCAAGGGCGTCCACGTCGTCACGGTCAACGACTACCTCGCCAAGTACCACGCCGAGTGGATGGGTCGCGTGCACCACTTCCTCGGCCTCAGTGTCGGCATGATCCTGCCGTCGATGACCCCCAACGAGCGCCGCGAGGCCTACGCCGCCGACATCACGTACGGCACCAACAACGAGTTCGGCTTCGACTACCTGCGCGACAACATGGCCGACGACATCGCCGACTGCGTCCAGCGCGGGCACAACTTCGCCGTCGTCGACGAGGTCGACTCGATCCTCATCGACGAGGCCCGCACACCGCTGATCATCTCGGGCCCCACCGAGGAAGAGGTCAAGTGGTACGCCGAGTTCGCCAAGATCGTCGGCGCCATGACGATCGACGAGCACTACGAGGTCGACGAGAAGAAGCGCACGATCGCCGTGACCGAGGAGGGCATCGACCGGGTCGAGGACCAGCTCGGCATCGACAACCTCTACGACGCGGTCAACACGCCGCTGATCAGCTTCCTCAACAACGCGATCAAGGCCAAGGAGCTGTTCAAGAACGACAAGGACTACGTCGTCATGGAGGGCGAGGTCCTGATCGTCGACGAGCACACCGGCCGCATCCTTGACGGACGCCGCTACAACGAGGGCCTGCACCAGGCGATCGAGGCCAAGGAGGGCGTCCGCATCCGCGAGGAGTACCAGACCCTCGCCACGATCACGCTGCAGAACTACTTCCGCCTCTACGACAAGCTCAGCGGCATGACCGGTACGGCCCTGACCGAGGCGTCGGAGTTCGACAAGATCTACAAGCTCGGCGTCGTCCCGATCCCGACCAACAAGCCGGTCGCCCGCGCCGACCAGCCCGACCTCGTCTACCGCACCGAGCAGGCGAAGTTCGACGCCGTCGTGGAGGACATCGTCGAGCGCCACTCCAACGGCCAGCCGATCCTGGTCGGCACGACCAGCGTCGAGAAGAGCGAGCGGCTCTCCAAGCAGCTCAAGAAGCGTGGCGTCCCGCACGAGGTGCTCAACGCCAAGCAGCACGACCGCGAGGCCGCGATCGTCGCGATGGCCGGCCACAAGGGCGCCGTCACGGTCGCCACCAACATGGCGGGCCGCGGCACCGACATCATGCTCGGCGGCAGCGTCGAGTTCCTCGCCGACCAGGCACTGCGCAAGAAGGGCCTCGACCCGCTCGAGGACTCCGAGGCGTACGAGGCCGCGTGGCCCCAGACGCTCAAGCAGATGGAGGAGCAGGTCGCGGCCGAGCACGACGAGGTCGCCGCCGTCGGTGGCCTTGCCGTCATCGGCACGGAGCGCCACGAGTCGCGCCGCATCGACAACCAGCTGCGCGGTCGTTCCGGCCGTCAGGGCGACCCCGGCGAGACCCGGTTCTACCTCTCGCTCGAGGACGACCTCATGCGCCTGTTCAAGGCCGACTGGGTCAACTGGGTCCTGCAGACCATGAAGATCCCCGACGACGTGCCGATCGAGAACAAGCGCGTCACGGGTGCCATCGCCTCGGCGCAGGCCCAGGTCGAGGCGCAGAACTTCGACACCCGCAAGAACATCCTCAAGTACGACGACGTCATGAGCCGCCAGCGTGAGGTCATCTACGCCGAGCGCCGTCGCGTGCTCGAGGGCGAGGACATGCACGAGTGGGTCACCTCGATGATCGGCGAGGTCACCGGCGCCTACGTCCACGGCGCCACCGAGGGATTCCCCGAGGAGTGGGAGCTCGACCAGCTGTGGACCGCGCTCGGCACGCTCTTCCCGATCGGCGTGACCGTCGAAGGTGTCGAGGCCGAGGTCGGCGGCCGTGAGGGCCTGTCCCGCGAGTACCTGCAGGAGGTCATCGCCGAGGACGCGTTGGCGGCCTACGCCAAGCGCGAGGAGGACCTCGGCTCCGAGGTCATGCGCGAGCTCGAGCGTCGCGTCGTCCTGAGCGTCCTCGACCGCAAGTGGCGTGAGCACCTCTACGAGATGGACTACCTGCGCGAGGGCATCGGCCTGCGGGCGTACTCCCAGCGCGACCCGCTCGTGGAGTACCAGCGCGAGGGCTTCGACCTGTTCAACGCCATGATGGAGGGCATCGCGGAGGAGTCCGTCGGATTCCTCTTCAACCTCGACGTCCAGGTCGAGCAGGCCGCCGAGGCTGAGCCGCAGCTGACCGCCAAGGGTCTGGCCGCGGACAAGAAGCCGCAGGCCCTGTCCTACTCCGCGCCCAGCGAGGACGGCGTCGCAGAGGTTCGCGGCGAGACTGCCGACGAGGACACGCCGGAGTCCGAGGCGCGCCGCCAGGCCAACGCCAAGAACAAGGCCCGCCAGAAGGCCAAGCAGCAGCGGAAGTCGCGCAAGAACAACCGCTAG
- the hpf gene encoding ribosome hibernation-promoting factor, HPF/YfiA family produces MEIVVNGRNSEISERFREHVEEKLSRLEKYDSRQKISRVEVEVTHEKNPRQQDTAAKVEMTLRSRGPAVRAEAASTDQHSALDAAIDKLESRLRRSVDRSRIHHGRHAPTSLSSAAAELPLDGLQSAEPDDDLPTGQSAPIAAEGDCPIVVREKTHQAPPMTLDQAMYEMELVGHDFYLFLEKDSMRPSVVYLRKGYDYGVIHLDVTEQ; encoded by the coding sequence ATGGAAATTGTCGTCAACGGTCGCAACAGCGAGATCTCCGAGCGTTTCCGTGAGCACGTGGAGGAAAAGCTCTCCCGGCTCGAGAAGTACGACTCCCGCCAGAAGATCAGTCGCGTCGAGGTCGAGGTCACGCACGAGAAGAACCCCCGCCAGCAGGACACCGCCGCCAAGGTCGAGATGACACTGCGCTCCCGGGGCCCGGCGGTCCGCGCCGAGGCCGCCTCCACCGACCAGCACTCGGCCCTCGACGCCGCGATCGACAAGCTCGAGTCGCGTCTGCGCCGCTCGGTCGACCGCAGCCGCATCCACCACGGACGGCACGCCCCGACGTCGTTGTCGTCGGCCGCCGCAGAGCTGCCGCTCGACGGTCTGCAGAGCGCCGAGCCCGACGACGACCTGCCCACCGGACAGTCCGCGCCCATCGCCGCCGAGGGCGACTGCCCGATCGTGGTGCGCGAGAAGACGCACCAGGCGCCGCCGATGACTCTCGACCAGGCGATGTACGAGATGGAGCTCGTCGGCCATGACTTCTACCTGTTCCTTGAGAAGGACTCGATGCGCCCGAGCGTGGTCTACCTGCGCAAGGGATATGACTACGGGGTCATTCATCTAGACGTCACAGAGCAGTGA
- a CDS encoding response regulator transcription factor: MSSRGDSIRVLLVDDQELFRRGVKMVLGADDALELEEVDDGDKALEMVAENPYDIVLLDVRMPGRSGVEVCAAIKEISPTTGIIMLTASDDESDLYESIRSGASGYLLKDGSTYEQVAEAVRLVASGQSLISPSMATKLLDEFVHMSKSPAPTTNLTPRELGVLRHVARGRSNREIAEELFISENTVKNHIRNILEKLQMKSRMEAAMYAVRSKLVDDIP; the protein is encoded by the coding sequence GTGAGTTCTCGGGGCGACAGCATTCGAGTGCTCCTGGTCGATGACCAGGAGCTCTTCCGGCGCGGAGTCAAGATGGTGCTCGGCGCTGACGACGCCCTCGAGCTCGAAGAAGTCGACGACGGTGACAAGGCCCTCGAGATGGTGGCCGAGAACCCCTACGACATCGTGCTGCTCGACGTACGCATGCCCGGGCGCAGCGGCGTCGAGGTGTGCGCGGCGATCAAGGAGATCTCCCCGACCACGGGCATCATCATGCTCACGGCGAGCGACGACGAGTCCGACCTCTACGAGTCGATCCGCAGCGGAGCCTCCGGCTACCTGCTCAAGGACGGCTCGACCTACGAGCAGGTTGCCGAGGCCGTACGCCTCGTCGCCTCGGGCCAGTCGCTGATCAGCCCCAGCATGGCGACCAAGCTGCTCGACGAGTTCGTCCACATGTCCAAGAGCCCCGCGCCGACGACCAACCTCACGCCCCGCGAGCTCGGCGTCCTGCGCCACGTCGCCCGTGGCCGCAGCAACCGTGAGATCGCCGAAGAGCTGTTCATCAGCGAGAACACGGTCAAGAACCACATCCGCAACATCCTGGAGAAACTGCAGATGAAGTCGCGCATGGAAGCTGCGATGTACGCCGTGCGCAGCAAGCTCGTCGACGACATCCCTTAA
- a CDS encoding LysM peptidoglycan-binding domain-containing protein, with the protein MLLSRAGWALTALAAVSVTLLAPGAGRAVADLRGDSFPDALLALGCLVQLALSSWVLLAAGLVLLRVPAPLLRAITPRLLRRALLAGTVGALAVAPVQADRAVAPARPQHDLTGLQLPDRPVGSVPATAGAAPAVVVRPGDTLWAIAARSLPAGATDAEIARACARWHAANRDVIGDDPDLIFPKQRLVPPLGKDPT; encoded by the coding sequence ATGCTGCTGTCTCGTGCCGGGTGGGCGCTCACCGCGCTCGCCGCCGTCAGCGTCACGTTGCTGGCGCCGGGCGCCGGCCGTGCCGTGGCCGACCTGCGAGGCGACAGCTTCCCGGATGCCCTGCTCGCCCTCGGCTGCCTCGTGCAGCTCGCGTTGTCGTCCTGGGTGCTCCTCGCTGCCGGTCTTGTGCTCCTACGCGTCCCGGCTCCGCTCCTCCGCGCGATCACCCCGCGCCTGCTCCGCCGCGCGCTGCTCGCGGGCACGGTGGGTGCCCTCGCAGTGGCTCCCGTGCAGGCCGACCGCGCCGTCGCGCCGGCCCGTCCGCAGCACGACCTGACCGGTCTGCAGCTTCCTGACCGGCCCGTCGGGTCCGTACCCGCAACCGCTGGGGCAGCGCCCGCCGTCGTCGTACGGCCGGGCGACACGCTCTGGGCGATCGCCGCCCGGTCCCTGCCTGCCGGCGCCACCGATGCCGAGATCGCGCGCGCCTGCGCACGGTGGCACGCGGCCAACCGGGACGTCATCGGCGACGACCCCGACCTGATCTTCCCCAAGCAACGCCTCGTTCCGCCGCTCGGGAAGGACCCCACATGA
- a CDS encoding helix-turn-helix domain-containing protein — MPPTSPRFLTLADVAEVLNVTVRQVYALVRSGDLRGIQIGGRGQWRIENDQLEDYIARQYARAEVPDDTHVPADDVTSDR, encoded by the coding sequence ATGCCACCCACCAGCCCGCGGTTCCTCACGCTGGCCGACGTCGCGGAGGTCCTCAACGTCACGGTGCGCCAGGTCTACGCGCTCGTCCGTTCCGGCGACCTGCGAGGCATCCAGATCGGTGGACGTGGCCAGTGGCGCATCGAGAACGACCAGCTCGAGGACTACATCGCCCGGCAGTACGCCCGCGCCGAGGTGCCCGACGACACCCACGTCCCGGCCGACGACGTCACGTCCGACCGCTGA
- a CDS encoding winged helix-turn-helix domain-containing protein, translating into MNLTTTQARRIALGAQGFTRPRPGLDGQIASRHLNRVIERLGFFQIDSVNVLVRAHYMPLFSRLGPYDRELLHRAASRRPRRLFEYWAHEAALVDVNLWQAFQFRMESGARMWGNMARISQEKPEFVAWVLEEVRAKGSLTAREIEHDAPRDKDNWGWNWSEVKMALEYLFYKGQVTAARRNSAFERVYDLPERVIPQAQLDADPLDSRQAHRVLVSHAAQALGVGTAQCLRDYFRMAPEPTKAAIDDLVATGELVPTTITGWKRPAYLHRDAARPRKVAARALLSPFDPLVFERTRTEQLFDFRYRIEIYVPAEKRVHGYYVLPFLLGDRLVARVDLKADRQAAALVVHGAWAESHAPAETADELAAELRLMAGWLGLETVTPPAKGDLAGELTKSLARHLD; encoded by the coding sequence ATGAACCTGACGACGACGCAGGCTCGGCGGATCGCGCTGGGCGCCCAGGGCTTCACGCGTCCCCGGCCCGGGCTCGACGGCCAGATCGCCTCCCGGCACCTCAACCGGGTCATCGAGCGGCTCGGGTTCTTCCAGATCGACTCGGTCAACGTGCTGGTCCGGGCCCACTACATGCCGCTGTTCTCGCGGCTGGGGCCCTACGACCGTGAGCTCCTGCACCGGGCCGCGTCCCGTCGCCCGCGGCGGCTGTTCGAGTACTGGGCGCACGAGGCCGCGCTCGTCGACGTCAACCTCTGGCAGGCGTTCCAGTTCCGCATGGAGTCCGGCGCACGCATGTGGGGCAACATGGCGCGGATCAGCCAGGAGAAGCCGGAGTTCGTGGCGTGGGTGCTCGAGGAGGTGCGTGCCAAGGGCTCGTTGACCGCCCGCGAGATCGAGCACGACGCACCGCGCGACAAGGACAACTGGGGCTGGAACTGGTCCGAGGTCAAGATGGCGCTCGAATACCTCTTCTACAAGGGGCAGGTCACGGCCGCGCGGCGCAACTCCGCGTTCGAGCGGGTCTACGACCTGCCGGAGCGCGTCATCCCGCAGGCGCAGCTCGACGCCGACCCCCTCGACAGCCGGCAGGCGCACCGGGTGCTGGTGAGCCACGCCGCGCAGGCCCTGGGTGTCGGCACGGCGCAGTGCCTGCGTGACTACTTCCGCATGGCGCCCGAGCCGACCAAGGCCGCGATAGACGACCTGGTCGCGACCGGCGAGCTCGTCCCCACCACGATCACCGGTTGGAAGCGCCCGGCCTACCTGCACCGCGACGCCGCGCGCCCACGCAAGGTCGCGGCGCGGGCGCTGTTGAGCCCGTTCGACCCGCTGGTGTTCGAGCGCACGCGCACCGAGCAGCTGTTCGACTTCCGCTATCGCATCGAGATCTACGTCCCCGCCGAGAAGCGGGTCCACGGCTACTACGTGCTGCCGTTCCTGCTCGGCGACCGGCTGGTCGCGCGGGTCGACCTCAAGGCCGATCGCCAGGCCGCCGCCCTGGTGGTGCACGGCGCCTGGGCGGAGTCACACGCGCCCGCGGAGACGGCCGACGAGCTGGCCGCCGAGCTGCGCCTCATGGCCGGCTGGCTCGGCCTCGAGACCGTGACGCCTCCCGCCAAGGGCGATCTGGCTGGGGAACTCACGAAGTCGCTTGCTCGTCACCTAGACTGA
- a CDS encoding Rv3235 family protein — protein sequence MKTATALLVPSLRPSFDGPVEPAPGQIPLPFPGLSPVLPVPVERGDAAPMRQRAARFMQALVEVLSGERAVRQMAAWMAPDVYDQLTSRLTAHARVPLRARSGHGARIVSVHVAMVHDGAAEIAGRMVHRGRSRALAVRLELQTTHRGDQVWKCTALTWA from the coding sequence ATGAAGACCGCCACCGCCCTGCTCGTACCGTCACTGCGCCCGTCGTTCGACGGACCGGTCGAACCGGCACCCGGCCAGATCCCGCTGCCGTTCCCGGGGCTGAGCCCCGTGCTGCCGGTGCCGGTCGAGCGCGGCGACGCGGCGCCGATGCGCCAACGCGCTGCCCGGTTCATGCAGGCCCTGGTCGAGGTCCTGTCGGGCGAGCGAGCGGTGCGGCAGATGGCCGCGTGGATGGCGCCCGACGTCTACGACCAGCTGACGAGCCGCCTGACCGCCCACGCCCGCGTACCTCTGAGGGCACGCTCCGGACACGGCGCCCGCATCGTCTCGGTGCACGTGGCAATGGTCCACGACGGCGCCGCCGAGATCGCCGGCCGCATGGTGCACCGCGGTCGCTCGAGGGCCCTCGCCGTACGCCTCGAGCTGCAGACCACCCATCGCGGCGACCAGGTCTGGAAGTGCACCGCCCTCACCTGGGCGTAG
- a CDS encoding wax ester/triacylglycerol synthase family O-acyltransferase, with the protein MQRLSPLDAMFLQQDSPTVPRQIASLAILEPGEHPLDYDRLIHVINERIDIVPRYRQVPRTVPASLGTPVWLDDENFDISLHVRRSALPRPGTAAALHELVGRLIARRLDLDRPLWELYLIEGLSEGRVALLFKAHQALVDGSETVDLAQVLLEETAHDRDIPYEEWNPRPEPNAAELVVGTLNRNLRHPGEALRVAELNLGRIARRLPVVGVDGQPPHSVLSTDLSRHRRFASLAAKLDDFRRVREEHGGTVNDVILAVIAGGIRGWMLTRAEPVTAKTSFRAMVPMSVVAEDGLPTSLGSKVRGHLLSLPVGESNPVVRLHQVSYALKDHRETGSAVAANKLANLPGFATSTFHAVGARVADAEAGRGHQIVITNVPGPQDPVYMAGEAVSEVYPCIPLSGRRAVSIGVTSYNSKVFFGIVADREAVPDVDVLAQCIEDALLELVESVEGRRSRAPRGRQRPAKS; encoded by the coding sequence ATGCAACGGTTGAGCCCGCTGGATGCGATGTTCCTGCAGCAGGACAGCCCGACCGTGCCGCGTCAGATCGCCTCGTTGGCGATCCTCGAGCCCGGTGAGCACCCCCTCGACTACGACCGCCTGATCCACGTCATCAACGAGCGCATCGACATCGTGCCCCGCTACCGCCAGGTGCCGCGCACGGTCCCGGCCTCGCTGGGCACACCCGTCTGGCTCGACGACGAGAACTTCGACATCTCCCTGCACGTACGCCGTTCGGCGCTTCCGCGGCCCGGCACCGCCGCGGCGCTGCACGAGCTCGTCGGTCGGCTGATCGCCCGTCGGCTCGACCTCGACCGGCCGCTGTGGGAGCTCTACCTCATCGAGGGGCTGTCCGAGGGGCGCGTCGCGCTGCTGTTCAAGGCGCACCAGGCGCTCGTCGACGGATCCGAGACCGTCGACCTGGCGCAGGTCCTGCTCGAGGAGACGGCGCACGACCGCGACATCCCCTACGAGGAGTGGAACCCGCGCCCCGAGCCCAACGCCGCCGAGCTCGTGGTCGGCACGCTCAACCGCAACCTGCGCCACCCCGGCGAGGCACTGCGTGTCGCCGAGCTCAACCTCGGCCGGATCGCGCGCCGGCTGCCGGTCGTCGGCGTCGACGGCCAGCCGCCGCACAGCGTCCTGTCGACCGACCTGTCGCGGCATCGCCGGTTCGCCTCCCTGGCCGCCAAGCTCGACGACTTCCGGCGCGTACGCGAGGAGCACGGCGGCACGGTCAACGACGTCATCCTCGCGGTGATCGCCGGCGGCATCCGGGGCTGGATGCTGACCCGTGCCGAGCCGGTGACCGCCAAGACCAGCTTCCGCGCCATGGTGCCGATGTCGGTCGTCGCCGAGGACGGCCTGCCCACGTCGTTGGGGTCCAAGGTGCGCGGCCACCTGCTGTCGTTGCCGGTCGGCGAGTCCAACCCCGTCGTGCGGCTACACCAGGTGTCGTACGCGCTCAAGGACCACCGCGAGACCGGATCCGCGGTCGCGGCCAACAAGCTGGCCAACCTGCCGGGCTTCGCGACCTCGACGTTCCACGCCGTCGGCGCGCGGGTCGCTGACGCCGAGGCGGGCCGTGGCCACCAGATCGTCATCACCAACGTGCCGGGTCCCCAGGACCCCGTCTACATGGCGGGGGAGGCGGTGAGCGAGGTCTACCCGTGCATCCCCCTGAGCGGCCGTCGCGCGGTGTCGATCGGCGTGACGTCCTACAACAGCAAGGTGTTCTTCGGCATCGTCGCCGATCGCGAGGCAGTGCCGGACGTCGACGTCCTGGCGCAATGCATCGAGGACGCGCTGCTCGAGCTCGTCGAGTCCGTCGAGGGGCGCCGGTCCCGCGCTCCCCGCGGACGCCAGCGGCCGGCCAAGTCATGA